Part of the Pseudomonadota bacterium genome, CTCCAAGGCAAGCGCAGCCGGTGTCGTGGGTCCGAGGACTTCGAGCCGGCTGCGCAGCAATTCCGCCAAGGCCTCCTCCGCCGTCCAAGCCTTCGATGCATACTCCGCCGGTACACACAGCGGCGGGGTGGCGGCGGCGCCGGGATGGAGCGCCAAAAGCTCGGGTAAGCGCTCCACGGCGACCCACGCCCGCCATTCCCCGAGGCATAAAACCGTTGCGCGCCTTTCCAACTTAAGTTGTTCCAGCAACACGCCCCAGTCTCCCGCGTTCGCCGCCTCGCTAGCGGCGCTACGGCGGCCCTCGAACTCGGTGAAAAATCCCGCCGAGGTCAGCGCCTCGTGCAACTCGTCGGCCGTCGATGCATCGGGCCAGGCCTCGGCGCATACGCGCTCGATGGCGCCGGGATCCAATCGCCCAAGCCGCTCGGCGGACTCGATATCCAGCCAGCGGCGGCTGAGGATGGCTTGAGTGCGCCGTTCCTCTAAGGGCGCATCATCGAGAAAGGCATAGGGCCGCGCATTGAGGATCTCTTGGGCGAGCGGCGAGGGTTCGGTGAGATCGCGCGCGAGCAAGCGTATCCGTCCGGCTTCGATGGTTTTCAAGAGCGTTTCCAGCCCGTCGATGTCCATGGCCTCGGTGAGGCAATCGCTCAGCGTTTGCCGCACCAAGGGGTGGTCCGGGATCTCGCGCCGTCCGGCCACATGCTCAAGACAGGCTACTTGATCGGGAAACACGACCGCCAGGAGATCCTCTGCGCGCATGCGGTGCAAGCGTGGCGGGACCTTGCGTCCGCCCTGGGCGCGCGGGACGGCGAGCGAGATCGAAGCGTTCCAGCGCCAGCGCAGCGTGAACATCGGCGCATCGAGCAATGCCTGGGTCAAAACCTCGCGGACGCTGGCCGCGTTGAGATAGCCCCAAACGTCGGGGAGGGGAAAACTATGGGTCTCGCCGAGCGACAACACCACGGCGTCTTCCGTGGCCGCGGCTTGAAGCTCGAAGTTGAACTTGGCGCAGAAGCGTTTGCGTAGCGCCAGGCCGAAGGCGCGATTGAGTCGCGATCCGAACGCGGAGTGCAGGACCAACTGCATGCCGCCCGACTCATCGAAGAAGCGTTCCAGTACCAGCGTCTCCTGGGTCGGGAGCACGCCGAGCGCGGCGCGCGCGCTGGCTAGGTATTCAGCGAGCTGCAAGGCGGCGGGCTCCGTGAGTCCGCAGTGCAGCCGCAGCCAGCGGACGGCCTCGTCGATACCGCTCTCGAGGAGCATCTCGTCGAGCAAGGCGCGAAGGCGGGATACGGCCTGTGATAAGGCGGCGGTCCGCCCGGGCGCCTCGCCCAGCCAGAAGGGAATGGTGGGCGGCTGGCCCCGGGCATCCTCCACGCGGACGATGCCGGTCTCGACGCGCAGGATCCGCCACGAGGTGTTGCCGAGCTGGAAGATATCGCCGGCCAGGCTTTCGATGGCGAAGTCCTCGTTGACCGTCCCGACGAAGGTGCCCGCCGGTTCTTGGCGCACTTCGTAGTCGGCGTTGTCGGGGATAGCTCCCCCGCAGGTCACGGCGATCAGGCGGCTACCGCGCCTAGCCCGCAACCGCCGCTGCACCGTGTCGCGATGGAGGTAGGCGCCGCGCCGGCCCCGGCGCGTCGTAAAGCCCTCGGACAGCATGCGGACAAGCCGCTGGAATTCAATCCGGGCGAGGGCGCGGTAAGGGTAGGTGCGCACTACGAGATCATAGAGCTGATCTTCTTCCCAGTCTTCGTTGGCGACCATGGCCACGATCTGCTGCGCGAGCACATCAAGCGGCCCCGGCGGCACCTTAGCCTGATCAAGATCGCCGCGGCGGACGGCTTCGAGCAGCGCCGCGCACTCCACCAGATCGTCGCGGCTCAATGGAAACAGCCGGCCCTTCGGGAGCGCCGAGAGCGCATGGCCGGAGCGTCCGACGCGCTGGAGGAGCCCCGCGATGGACCGCGGGCTGCTGAGCTGGCACACGAGATCCACCTCGCCCACGTCGATCCCGAGCTCGAGCGAAGCGGTCGCAACGAGCGCGCGCAGCGCCCCGGCCTTGAGCCGCTGCTCCGCGTCCAGCCTGTGCTCGCGCGCCATGCTGCCGTGATGGGCCG contains:
- a CDS encoding DEAD/DEAH box helicase, giving the protein MSLDRFHPAVRGWFKDRFREPTPCQHRAWPAILENSHTLIAAPTGSGKTLAAFLAAIDVLVRKAENGHLGNRTEIVYVSPLKALSNDVERNLQAPLQGIQSLLREGYGVEATIRAFVRTGDTPGRDRAAMRKHPPHILVTTPESLYILLTSTGGRDMLRSVRTVIIDEIHALFSNKRGAHLALSLARLDALAGLPLTRIGLSATQRPIGEVARFLAGCDPKPNRQCTIIDMGHERAWDLGIEIPASPLSAVMSNEVWEEVYARLAELITEHRTTLVFVNTRRMAERVARHLSERLGTDAITAHHGSMAREHRLDAEQRLKAGALRALVATASLELGIDVGEVDLVCQLSSPRSIAGLLQRVGRSGHALSALPKGRLFPLSRDDLVECAALLEAVRRGDLDQAKVPPGPLDVLAQQIVAMVANEDWEEDQLYDLVVRTYPYRALARIEFQRLVRMLSEGFTTRRGRRGAYLHRDTVQRRLRARRGSRLIAVTCGGAIPDNADYEVRQEPAGTFVGTVNEDFAIESLAGDIFQLGNTSWRILRVETGIVRVEDARGQPPTIPFWLGEAPGRTAALSQAVSRLRALLDEMLLESGIDEAVRWLRLHCGLTEPAALQLAEYLASARAALGVLPTQETLVLERFFDESGGMQLVLHSAFGSRLNRAFGLALRKRFCAKFNFELQAAATEDAVVLSLGETHSFPLPDVWGYLNAASVREVLTQALLDAPMFTLRWRWNASISLAVPRAQGGRKVPPRLHRMRAEDLLAVVFPDQVACLEHVAGRREIPDHPLVRQTLSDCLTEAMDIDGLETLLKTIEAGRIRLLARDLTEPSPLAQEILNARPYAFLDDAPLEERRTQAILSRRWLDIESAERLGRLDPGAIERVCAEAWPDASTADELHEALTSAGFFTEFEGRRSAASEAANAGDWGVLLEQLKLERRATVLCLGEWRAWVAVERLPELLALHPGAAATPPLCVPAEYASKAWTAEEALAELLRSRLEVLGPTTPAALALE